The following proteins are co-located in the Pseudomonadota bacterium genome:
- a CDS encoding AbrB/MazE/SpoVT family DNA-binding domain-containing protein — MKAIVSEKGQVTIPMALRRRLGISAGTVIDFEAAEGRLVGEKRELSEDPVAAVTGIVKRARGVDDYLSRTRGPVE, encoded by the coding sequence ATGAAGGCGATCGTTTCCGAAAAAGGGCAAGTCACGATCCCGATGGCGCTCCGCCGCAGGCTCGGCATCAGCGCGGGAACCGTGATCGATTTCGAGGCCGCCGAGGGACGGCTCGTGGGCGAGAAACGGGAGCTCTCGGAAGATCCGGTGGCCGCGGTCACCGGTATCGTCAAGCGCGCGAGAGGGGTGGACGACTACCTCTCCCGAACGCGGGGGCCGGTCGAATGA
- a CDS encoding DNA polymerase Y family protein, whose translation MDRLACVDLPALPLQLLGRRHPEWKGAPAAVVARDAPQGEILCADAEARRLGVSPGQRYGTALALCPQLRAGTVPAAEVSRAAGEVADLLARFSPGVEPSADAPGVFWLAASGLERLHDSATAFARTVRAALREIGFEASVAVGFSRFGAYALARSVQGAVATRSPEEERAAAGRTALAGYDLPPSARGALARLGVVTIAQLLALPPDGLLTRFGPEVHALALLARGDAWRPLAPRAPSERFAAEIALDYADADAERLGFLAKGLLDPILARLAARREAVAELELRIDLDHHPPLLARLRPAAPTLDARVLVELVRLRLEATELGAGAVGMALEARAVEADPEQLRLFAERGRRDLDAANRALARLRAELGDAAVVRARLTEGHLPEAQFAWEPLDRAVFPSSGSAAALPMPLVRRIRARPTPLGTRPAGGPQGIHLGGLADAPVSRADGPYVISGGWWQREVHREYYFAKTKNGRILWVYFDRRRRRWFLHGEVA comes from the coding sequence GTGGACCGGCTGGCCTGCGTTGACCTCCCGGCGCTGCCGCTGCAGCTCCTCGGCCGCCGGCACCCGGAGTGGAAGGGCGCCCCGGCCGCCGTCGTGGCTCGGGACGCGCCGCAGGGGGAGATCCTGTGCGCCGACGCCGAGGCGCGCAGGCTCGGGGTGAGCCCCGGCCAGCGCTACGGCACCGCGCTCGCCTTGTGCCCGCAGCTGCGCGCGGGGACCGTCCCGGCCGCGGAGGTGTCGCGCGCGGCGGGGGAGGTCGCGGATCTCCTCGCGCGGTTCTCGCCCGGGGTCGAGCCGTCGGCCGACGCGCCGGGGGTCTTCTGGCTGGCCGCGTCCGGCCTCGAGCGGCTGCACGATTCGGCGACGGCCTTCGCGCGAACCGTGCGGGCCGCCCTCCGGGAGATCGGCTTCGAGGCGAGCGTGGCCGTCGGGTTCAGCCGGTTCGGCGCCTACGCCCTGGCCCGGTCGGTCCAGGGCGCCGTCGCGACGCGCAGCCCCGAAGAGGAGCGCGCCGCCGCCGGGAGGACGGCGCTCGCGGGCTACGACCTGCCGCCGTCCGCGAGGGGAGCGCTCGCGCGGCTCGGCGTCGTCACGATCGCGCAGCTCCTCGCGCTGCCGCCGGACGGGCTCCTCACGCGCTTCGGCCCCGAGGTGCACGCGCTCGCCCTCCTCGCGCGGGGGGATGCGTGGCGGCCGCTCGCGCCCAGGGCGCCTTCGGAGCGCTTCGCCGCGGAGATCGCGCTCGACTACGCCGACGCGGACGCCGAGCGGCTCGGGTTCCTCGCCAAGGGGCTGCTCGACCCGATCCTCGCGCGGCTCGCCGCCCGCAGGGAGGCGGTCGCCGAGCTTGAGCTGCGGATCGATCTGGACCACCACCCGCCGCTCCTCGCGCGGCTCCGACCCGCGGCGCCCACCCTGGACGCGCGCGTGCTCGTGGAGCTCGTGCGCCTGCGCCTCGAGGCCACGGAGCTCGGCGCGGGGGCGGTCGGCATGGCCTTGGAGGCGCGCGCCGTCGAGGCCGATCCCGAGCAGCTCCGCCTGTTCGCCGAGCGCGGGAGACGCGATCTCGACGCGGCGAACCGGGCGCTCGCCCGGCTGCGCGCGGAGCTCGGCGACGCGGCCGTGGTGCGGGCGCGGCTCACGGAGGGGCACCTGCCGGAGGCGCAGTTCGCCTGGGAGCCGCTCGATCGCGCCGTCTTCCCGTCCTCGGGCAGCGCGGCGGCTCTCCCCATGCCGCTCGTCCGCCGGATCCGCGCCCGCCCGACGCCGCTCGGCACGCGTCCGGCGGGCGGCCCGCAGGGGATCCACCTCGGCGGCCTCGCGGACGCGCCGGTGAGCCGGGCGGACGGGCCGTACGTGATCTCCGGCGGCTGGTGGCAGCGCGAGGTGCACCGCGAGTACTACTTCGCGAAGACGAAGAACGGCCGGATCCTGTGGGTGTACTTCGACCGCCGCCGCCGCCGCTGGTTCCTGCACGGCGAGGTGGCGTGA
- a CDS encoding type II toxin-antitoxin system VapC family toxin: MITAVDTSVLLDVFAADPAHVEASQRALRRVIHEGAIIVCDVVLAELRPWFATREACLEALETLGATFVPSGRDAALTAGEAWRAYRRSGGKCDHLIPDFLVASHAKHHAERLLTRDRGFYRRWFKGLSVMEPA, from the coding sequence ATGATCACCGCCGTCGACACCTCGGTCCTGCTCGACGTCTTTGCTGCGGATCCCGCGCATGTCGAAGCGTCCCAGCGCGCTCTCAGGCGCGTCATACACGAGGGGGCGATCATCGTTTGCGACGTCGTTTTGGCCGAGTTGCGGCCGTGGTTCGCGACCCGCGAGGCGTGCCTCGAAGCGCTCGAGACGCTCGGTGCGACCTTCGTACCGTCCGGCCGCGATGCGGCGCTGACAGCAGGGGAGGCGTGGCGCGCCTATCGGAGGAGCGGCGGGAAGTGCGACCACCTGATCCCGGACTTCCTCGTGGCCTCTCACGCGAAGCATCACGCGGAAAGGCTCCTCACTCGTGATCGGGGCTTCTACCGCAGGTGGTTCAAGGGGCTCTCCGTCATGGAGCCCGCGTAG
- a CDS encoding recombinase A: MPRPAPSLADILDARHVDRGAASARRSAPSWGLDALAGRLVELAAGDEPAQLTAAFTAVRGAQRRGEIAAWVTSEKSSFFPPDVAAAGVDLGALIVVRLSSAAQIPRAADRLIRSGALGLAVLDLASDDGAAAPFPAAYESRLAGLARRHGTAVILLADADRGMRLGPLVSLRGEARRRGEHRLEIRIVRDKRGASGTIHAEPCRGPAGLR; encoded by the coding sequence ATGCCGCGCCCGGCGCCCTCGCTCGCCGACATCCTCGACGCCAGGCACGTCGACCGGGGCGCCGCGAGCGCCCGCCGCTCCGCGCCGAGCTGGGGCCTCGACGCCCTGGCCGGGAGGCTCGTGGAGCTCGCGGCCGGGGACGAGCCGGCCCAGCTCACGGCGGCGTTCACGGCGGTGCGGGGCGCGCAGCGGCGCGGAGAGATCGCGGCCTGGGTGACCTCGGAAAAAAGCAGCTTCTTCCCGCCGGACGTCGCCGCGGCCGGGGTCGATCTCGGCGCGTTGATCGTCGTCCGCCTCTCGTCCGCCGCGCAGATCCCGCGCGCCGCGGACAGGCTGATCCGCTCCGGAGCGCTGGGCCTGGCCGTCCTCGACCTGGCCTCCGACGACGGCGCCGCCGCGCCGTTCCCCGCGGCGTACGAGTCGCGGCTCGCGGGCCTCGCGCGCCGGCACGGGACCGCCGTGATCCTCCTCGCCGACGCCGATCGGGGGATGCGCCTCGGGCCGCTCGTCTCCCTGCGCGGCGAGGCGCGGCGCCGCGGCGAGCATCGGCTCGAGATCCGGATCGTGCGCGACAAGCGGGGCGCTTCGGGGACGATCCACGCGGAGCCGTGCCGTGGACCGGCTGGCCTGCGTTGA